The Chitinophagales bacterium genome window below encodes:
- a CDS encoding RluA family pseudouridine synthase: MENEILYEDNHIIAINKKSGDLAQGDKTGDTPLVEYVKQYIKAKYNKPGEVFLGIPHRLDRPTSGVLLFARTSKALARLNEMFKEKDFEKTYWAVVKNMPPKQEDTLIHYLNKNQKQNKSYAGTDKNKGLRCELSYKVIAESDHYFLLEVKPKTGRHHQIRVQLSTIGSPLKGDIKYGFDRPNEDKSIHLHARNISFIHPVSKEKLSITAPVPKNDVLWEVLSEGV; this comes from the coding sequence ATGGAGAATGAAATACTTTATGAAGACAATCATATTATAGCCATTAATAAAAAAAGTGGCGATTTAGCTCAAGGAGATAAAACGGGCGATACGCCTTTAGTAGAATATGTAAAGCAGTACATAAAAGCAAAATATAACAAGCCGGGAGAAGTTTTTTTGGGTATTCCTCACAGGTTAGATAGACCAACTTCGGGTGTTTTGCTTTTTGCACGCACCAGTAAAGCTTTGGCAAGACTAAATGAAATGTTTAAGGAAAAAGATTTTGAAAAAACTTATTGGGCTGTGGTAAAAAATATGCCACCAAAGCAAGAAGATACTTTGATTCATTATTTGAATAAAAATCAAAAGCAAAATAAATCTTATGCCGGCACAGATAAAAACAAAGGCTTAAGATGTGAATTAAGCTATAAAGTTATAGCCGAAAGCGACCATTATTTTTTATTGGAAGTAAAACCTAAAACAGGCAGACACCACCAAATAAGAGTGCAGTTAAGCACTATTGGCTCACCATTAAAGGGAGATATAAAATATGGTTTTGATAGACCTAATGAAGATAAATCTATTCATTTGCATGCACGCAATATTTCATTTATACACCCTGTAAGTAAAGAAAAACTGAGCATAACAGCTCCTGTTCCTAAAAATGATGTGCTTTGGGAGGTGTTGAGTGAAGGAGTTTAA
- a CDS encoding NAD(P)/FAD-dependent oxidoreductase has translation MREKYYKFYNPKMELSGYDFIIVGSGIAGLTAAVILAKEGYKVLVLEQHYRPGGFTHTFKRKDGYFWDVGVHYVGNADKGEAIRPIFNYLTNSELEWESMGDIYDRVIIDKDVYDFYKGKENHKAQMIKYFPDEKEAIEQYFKLIDKYSKLTGAFLFEKTFKPILSYTLGWAFKKYFAQYAKKTTQSVLDELTNNQRLKAVLSAQFGDYGMLPTESSFAVHAMVINHFINGGNYPVGGADQISIKMNKVLDSLGSLVLVNAKVSEIVIENNKVKGVKIEDRFISCPNVISNAGVKNTFNSLVKTNKSAIKKAIDKLNPSVAHFCLYVGLNKSDKELNLPKHNVWYHKTDDFTKNIEESSLEEIAQNFAYISFPSAKDKAWRENNKNKATIQAVSPAKYEWFKKYEDLKVMKRGAEYEALKMQFEEAMLQKLYELFPQIKGHVEITEVSTPLSTKHYTNYQQGEIYGLEHSPRRLLTNQLRFETKIKGLTLTGQDITMVGVGGAMAAGMMCVIPILKFKSFRIFYNIFNP, from the coding sequence ATGAGAGAAAAATATTACAAATTTTATAATCCTAAAATGGAACTTTCGGGCTACGATTTTATTATTGTTGGCTCGGGAATAGCAGGCTTAACCGCTGCGGTTATTTTGGCAAAAGAAGGATATAAAGTTTTGGTTTTAGAACAACATTATCGCCCGGGCGGTTTTACACATACTTTTAAAAGAAAAGATGGATATTTTTGGGATGTAGGCGTCCATTATGTTGGAAATGCAGATAAAGGGGAGGCCATACGTCCTATTTTTAATTATTTGACTAACAGCGAGTTAGAATGGGAAAGCATGGGCGATATTTATGACCGTGTGATTATTGATAAAGATGTTTACGATTTTTACAAAGGAAAAGAAAATCATAAAGCACAGATGATTAAATATTTTCCCGATGAAAAAGAAGCTATAGAGCAATATTTTAAATTAATAGATAAATATTCAAAGCTTACGGGAGCGTTTCTTTTTGAAAAAACATTTAAACCTATATTAAGCTACACTTTAGGTTGGGCTTTTAAAAAATATTTTGCCCAATATGCCAAAAAAACTACGCAATCGGTATTAGATGAACTAACCAATAACCAAAGATTAAAAGCCGTATTGAGTGCTCAATTTGGCGATTATGGTATGTTGCCCACAGAAAGCAGTTTTGCTGTGCACGCTATGGTTATTAATCATTTTATAAACGGGGGAAACTATCCCGTAGGCGGTGCCGACCAAATAAGCATAAAAATGAATAAAGTACTTGACAGCTTAGGTTCTTTAGTATTAGTGAATGCCAAAGTAAGTGAAATAGTAATTGAAAACAACAAGGTAAAAGGTGTAAAAATAGAAGATAGATTTATTAGCTGCCCAAATGTAATAAGTAATGCAGGCGTAAAAAACACTTTTAATAGTTTAGTAAAAACAAACAAATCGGCTATTAAAAAAGCCATTGATAAATTAAATCCTTCAGTTGCTCATTTTTGCTTGTACGTGGGTTTAAACAAATCTGACAAAGAATTAAACCTTCCAAAACATAATGTTTGGTATCATAAAACAGATGATTTTACCAAAAATATAGAAGAAAGCAGTTTAGAAGAAATTGCCCAAAATTTTGCGTACATCTCTTTTCCCTCGGCAAAAGATAAAGCATGGAGAGAAAACAATAAAAATAAAGCCACAATACAAGCTGTTAGTCCGGCTAAATATGAGTGGTTTAAAAAGTACGAAGACTTAAAAGTGATGAAAAGAGGAGCTGAATATGAGGCTTTAAAAATGCAGTTTGAAGAGGCTATGCTTCAAAAGTTATATGAGTTGTTTCCACAAATAAAAGGACATGTAGAAATTACGGAAGTTTCTACACCGCTCTCTACAAAGCACTATACCAACTATCAGCAAGGCGAAATTTATGGTTTAGAACACAGCCCCAGAAGATTATTAACAAACCAACTACGTTTTGAAACCAAAATAAAAGGACTTACACTTACCGGGCAAGATATAACAATGGTAGGCGTAGGCGGAGCTATGGCTGCCGGTATGATGTGCGTTATTCCTATTTTAAAGTTTAAGTCTTTTAGAATTTTCTACAACATTTTTAATCCTTAA
- a CDS encoding MmcQ/YjbR family DNA-binding protein, whose translation MNIEEFRDYCIAKKGVEETFPFDKVTLVFKVLGKMFALTSLDDTDFSVNLKCKPEYAEELREKYLSIKPGYHMSKKHWNTIEIFKNEVPDSLIKELIDLSYRLVVEKLPKNQQNLLNEL comes from the coding sequence ATGAACATAGAAGAATTTAGAGATTATTGTATAGCTAAAAAAGGAGTAGAAGAAACTTTCCCTTTTGATAAAGTTACCTTAGTTTTTAAAGTATTAGGAAAAATGTTTGCCCTTACAAGCCTTGATGATACAGATTTTTCGGTAAATTTAAAATGCAAACCAGAATATGCTGAAGAACTTAGAGAAAAATATTTAAGCATAAAACCCGGCTACCACATGAGCAAAAAACACTGGAATACTATAGAAATATTTAAAAATGAAGTGCCGGACAGCTTAATTAAAGAACTAATAGATTTATCTTATCGTTTAGTAGTAGAAAAGTTGCCCAAAAACCAGCAAAATTTATTAAACGAATTATAA
- a CDS encoding FAD-dependent oxidoreductase — translation MEEIDFLIIGQGLAGSVLAYQLIQQNKKVLIIDESSGATSSRQATGLINPITGRRFVKSWMTEQLMPYAKNFYTAVEKQLNASFFKETKQVKILQSVEQQNDFYIRLQDNAYTAYLHKSKENLRDFNNPIEAIETTPIYQIEINELQDVFLKYFKSKACILQEKFDFTNFKIEPSNFLYNNIKAKYIIFAEGYLIKDNPYFSFIPEHHTKGEALVVENKELDIDFVLNSYINITPSQNKQYYVGATYDWNDLSENTTAKKRAEMAEKWNKTTSLALNIVEQKVGIRPTTVDRRPLLGSHPKHNKMYVFNGMGTKGLSLAPYFAQHLIEHIILEKPLLKEVNIARFYGE, via the coding sequence ATGGAAGAAATTGATTTTCTAATAATAGGTCAAGGATTGGCAGGAAGTGTTTTAGCCTATCAACTTATTCAGCAAAATAAAAAAGTACTAATTATAGATGAAAGCTCTGGAGCTACGTCTTCAAGGCAAGCTACAGGATTAATTAACCCAATTACGGGCAGGCGGTTTGTAAAATCGTGGATGACGGAGCAATTAATGCCTTATGCTAAAAATTTTTACACCGCAGTAGAAAAACAACTTAATGCTTCTTTTTTTAAAGAAACCAAGCAAGTAAAAATATTGCAGTCTGTAGAGCAGCAAAATGATTTTTATATAAGACTACAAGATAATGCTTACACTGCTTACCTACATAAAAGTAAAGAAAATCTAAGGGACTTTAACAATCCAATAGAAGCTATAGAAACCACGCCTATTTATCAAATAGAAATTAATGAGCTTCAAGATGTTTTTTTGAAATATTTTAAAAGTAAAGCGTGTATTCTTCAAGAAAAATTTGATTTTACGAATTTTAAAATTGAACCTTCAAATTTTTTGTACAATAACATAAAAGCTAAGTATATTATTTTTGCCGAAGGTTATTTAATAAAGGACAATCCTTATTTTTCGTTTATTCCAGAGCATCATACTAAAGGAGAAGCCTTAGTAGTAGAAAATAAGGAGTTGGACATAGATTTTGTGCTAAATTCTTATATAAATATTACGCCCAGCCAAAATAAGCAGTACTATGTAGGTGCAACTTACGATTGGAATGATTTATCTGAAAACACCACTGCTAAAAAACGGGCTGAAATGGCAGAAAAATGGAATAAAACAACTTCTTTAGCTTTAAATATAGTAGAGCAAAAAGTGGGCATAAGACCAACAACCGTAGATAGAAGACCTTTATTAGGTAGCCATCCAAAACATAATAAAATGTATGTTTTTAATGGTATGGGAACAAAAGGTTTATCTTTAGCTCCATATTTTGCCCAGCATTTAATAGAACATATAATTTTAGAAAAACCTCTTTTAAAAGAAGTAAATATTGCACGGTTTTATGGAGAATGA